The Canis aureus isolate CA01 chromosome 11, VMU_Caureus_v.1.0, whole genome shotgun sequence genome has a segment encoding these proteins:
- the LOC144324414 gene encoding uncharacterized protein LOC144324414: MYDGGKRPPGRTPCPLPLAAVQPPARSPGNPGTAAGARAGSGEAGGGREEGATTPPFVSSRRTPRDPETARSRAPAGGPGPPGRPLAAESGDTGPGASSGRGEGEGPPSPLQRRGGRPREEGGRSAGGPRTPNSASRATQPVAERSLTQLPEGNTRPRGRGKPFPAPLHTAAARPTFRFFQQLRNWGAFMAPREEGSQAERMSPLRHPFLSPSPLTHTHTHNLNSSPAVAAQPPAPLRPPGCRLLTPQAPTFSQYTSPPPPFGSGGRLPPASMRKCPRGSYRQQQPPIRSRGGRKAWPMRRAEVAGGGASAARGSPAEVGALSRTPGGA, encoded by the exons atgtat GACGGCGGCAAACGCCCGCCCGGCCgcaccccctgtcccctccccctcgcGGCCGTCCAGCCTCCGGCCAGGTCCCCGGGAAACCCCGGGACAGCTGCGGGCGCCCGAGCAGGGtccggggaggcggggggaggccgCGAAGAGGGGGCGACGACGCCACCATTTGTTAGCAGCCGGCGGACGCCCCGGGACCCGGAGACGGCGAGATCCCGCGCGCCCGCCGGCGGCCCGGGGCCTCCAGGTCGCCCCCTTGCAGCGGAGAGCGGCGACACCGGCCCCGGCGCGTCCtccgggaggggggagggggaaggcccTCCCTCCCCGCTGCAAAGGCGCGGGGGCCGCCCGcgagaggaggggggcaggagcgCGGGAGGGCCCCGCACCCCAAATTCGGCCTCCCGGGCCACACAGCCGGTCGCGGAGCGGAGCTTAACGCAGCTCCCGGAGGGAAACACCCGCCCGAGGGGTCGTGGGAAGCCCTTCCCCGCCCCTCTCCACACCGCCGCCGCGAGACCCACCTTCCGCTTCTTTCAGCAGCTGAGAAACTGGGGGGCGTTTATGGCGCCCCGGGAGGAAGGCTCGCAGGCTGAGAGAATGTCACCTCTGAGGCAcccttttctctccccctctcccctcacacacacacacacgcacaactTGAACTCCTCGCCAGCGGTCGCCGCCCAGCCGCCGGCCCCCTTGCGCCCACCTGGCTGCCGGCTTCTGACACCCCAAGCCCCCACTTTCTCCCAAtacacctcccctccccctccatttGGGAGCGGGGGGAGGCTCCCCCCCGCTTCAATGCGGAAATGTCCCCGCGGCTCCTACAGGCAGCAGCAACCGCCAATCAGGAGCCGAGGCGGACGCAAGGCCTGGCCAATGAGACGCGCGGAggtggcagggggcggggcgtcTGCGGCCCGCGGGAGCCCCGCGGAGGTGGGCGCGCTGAGCCGGACCCCGGGAGGCGCCTGA